In one Arachis duranensis cultivar V14167 chromosome 9, aradu.V14167.gnm2.J7QH, whole genome shotgun sequence genomic region, the following are encoded:
- the LOC107466354 gene encoding uncharacterized protein LOC107466354 has protein sequence MVAEAWFVKMGNQVSSNLKHALLLETSSGKRKQQQHSSTIKNNDKVTIDILSFEVANVMSKTVHLHKSLSDSEISRLRNEILTSEAVRSLVSSDHSYLLDLALAEKLDELNRVAGVVSRLGKKCSVPALQGFEHVYGDIVSGVIDVNELGFLVKHMEGMVRKMDRYVSNTKNLYSEMEVLNQLEQAMNKFQNNQNEESRRVFEQKLAWQRQDVRHLKEISLWNQTFDKVVELLARTVCTIYARMSVVFGDSALRKNSIGLAGGSPPPECGLVSGQISVPMKSEKLNRNHSGRSGSHSGSIGRTVERKGSIGGRPRMDTRRGDLAYLQPEDFVLPCGTSPGRLFMECLSLSSSVSKFDDDDDSVIDHGDRCSHSIGLGNNVKKKEQSCHSSGFDHAQISVPFNGDLRAKSGVQSCSTFGPKSRLAVYASPSTLGGCALALHYANVIIVLEKLLSYPHLVGEEARDDLYQMLPTSLRLSLKAKLKSYVKNLAIYDAPLAHDWKVTLDGILRGLAPLAHNMIRWQSERNFEQHQIVSRTNVLLLQTLYFADKEKTEEAICEILIGLNYICRYEHQQNALLDCASSFDFEDCMEWQLQCGSSLLN, from the coding sequence ATGGTTGCAGAGGCCTGGTTTGTGAAGATGGGTAACCAAGTCAGTTCCAATCTCAAGCACGCCCTTCTTCTAGAAACTTCTTCGGGAAAGAGGAAGCAGCAGCAACATAGCAGCACCATCAAGAACAACGATAAGGTAACCATTGACATTCTTTCTTTTGAAGTAGCCAATGTCATGTCCAAAACGGTTCACCTTCACAAATCCCTTTCGGATTCTGAGATCTCGAGGCTCAGGAATGAGATCTTGACCTCTGAAGCTGTTAGGAGTCTCGTTTCCTCCGACCATTCCTATCTCCTCGACCTTGCTCTCGCCGAGAAGCTCGACGAGTTGAACCGCGTAGCCGGCGTCGTTTCCAGGTTAGGGAAGAAGTGTTCTGTCCCTGCATTGCAGGGATTTGAGCATGTGTATGGTGACATTGTGAGTGGGGTAATAGATGTCAATGAATTAGGGTTCTTGGTTAAGCATATGGAAGGTATGGTGAGGAAGATGGATAGGTATGTTAGTAACACTAAGAATTTGTATAGTGAAATGGAGGTTTTGAATCAATTGGAGCAAGCTATGAACAAATTTCAGAATAATCAGAATGAGGAGAGTAGGAGGGTCTTTGAGCAGAAACTCGCATGGCAGAGGCAAGATGTTAGGCATCTCAAGGAAATTTCACTTTGGAATCAAACATTTGATAAGGTTGTCGAGTTGTTGGCCAGAACAGTTTGCACCATCTATGCTAGGATGTCAGTGGTTTTCGGGGATTCTGCATTGAGGAAGAATAGCATTGGGCTTGCTGGAGGTTCTCCTCCACCTGAGTGTGGCTTGGTGTCTGGCCAAATTAGTGTTCCTATGAAATCGGAGAAGTTGAATCGCAATCACAGTGGCAGAAGTGGAAGTCATTCGGGCTCTATTGGGAGAACTGTGGAGAGAAAGGGAAGTATTGGTGGTAGGCCGCGGATGGATACGAGGAGAGGCGATTTAGCATATCTCCAACCTGAAGATTTCGTTCTTCCTTGTGGAACAAGTCCGGGGAGACTTTTCATGGAATGTCTAAGTTTAAGCAGCTCTGTCTCTAAAtttgatgatgacgatgattCTGTTATTGATCATGGGGACCGATGCAGTCACAGTATTGGTTTAGGGAATAATGTCAAGAAAAAGGAGCAGTCGTGCCATTCCAGTGGGTTCGATCATGCTCAAATCAGTGTTCCTTTCAATGGAGATCTAAGAGCAAAATCCGGTGTTCAGAGTTGCTCAACCTTTGGTCCCAAGAGTAGATTAGCTGTTTATGCTTCTCCTTCCACTCTTGGAGGCTGCGCTCTTGCTTTGCACTATGCTAATGTCATAATTGTCCTCGAGAAACTGCTTAGCTATCCTCATTTAGTTGGAGAGGAAGCGAGGGATGATCTCTATCAGATGCTACCGACGAGCTTAAGGTTATCGCTGAAGGCAAAGCTGAAGTCTTACGTCAAGAATTTGGCCATATACGATGCTCCTCTTGCCCACGACTGGAAGGTGACTCTTGATGGTATACTTAGGGGGCTTGCGCCTCTCGCGCATAACATGATAAGATGGCAAAGTGAAAGGAATTTTGAGCAACACCAAATTGTTAGCAGGACGAATGTGCTGCTACTTCAGACCTTGTACTTTGCTGATAAGGAAAAGACAGAGGAAGCCATCTGCGAGATTCTTATTGGGTTGAATTACATATGCCGTTATGAACATCAACAGAACGCTTTGTTGGATTGTGCAAGCAGTTTTGACTTTGAAGACTGCATGGAGTGGCAATTGCAGTGTGGATCTTCTTTGCTTAATTGA